A region of the Cannabis sativa cultivar Pink pepper isolate KNU-18-1 chromosome 3, ASM2916894v1, whole genome shotgun sequence genome:
GTACATATCGAATAATATAATGGCTAAAGAATTAAACTCCCAGTTGGCCAATTATGAATGCGTCGTCAAGAAGAAACTAGTGATTAATATAAGGTACGTAATTGAttgatattatattaattagtgaAGCAAGGTAATggtattatgttttatttattaatgtacattataatcattattaataaattataaaattggaTAAATATTATAGTGAGAAGACCGAAAGCGAGAGCGAGGAAGATGAAAGCTTTGCCAAACTACTGCAACCTGAACAAAATTGCTTTGATCCTGTCATGAGAATTGGTCGTGGGTTTGAGGACTTTCTCTCCAATAAATTTAagtaagaaaatatatatatatatatatctacatataTCTCTATGTATTTGGTAATTAAGAGGAAATTTTATTGCTGAACAAAGAATAATATGTAAGTATTAGTTTAGGCTTGCTAACAAGTTAACAACCCAACCAATCTTCACCTATTTGACTAATTCTCTGAAGGCATGCAAAACATTGTAAATTCTGGTATGCACATCATATCTAATTTTACAGCCAAAATCTTAGTAAAAAATCTAATAAGTTTCTCACCTATATACGTCTTCAAAtagtttatttaaaaaaaatataaaatccttTTTTATTGGGTGATCATGATACTTCCCAAAAATCAAACAAGTTTTCTCAAtgcaaaattcaaatttctctaACAGTGGTCTTTAGTCTTTCATCTACCCATGATTTGCAAACAAAAGTATAAATCTGTATTTAATTGAAAATGCTAATCTTGTTCCAAATCTCAGAAGTCCAACGAAAACTACGAAAACtattttaagaatatatatatataaatatataaatattaattgagcAAAATATTAAGCattagtggtgcctagcacctctTAACATccctaaaaattatatattaaacttTATGAGACCGGATATTTAATTGAACAAATACACATAAAAAAGTACTAGGCATTGGTTGTACATTTTAGCTAGCATTTctcatatattaattatatatttaactactttttcttttagttataaaaaaaagaCTTGTACCTAATTACTTAACTTATTTTATGGCATGATTTTGTAGCAAGTATCCATGCTTATTTAATGAACTTAAAGAAAGCCAACATCCCAAGGTACGCATACGTACCCATGCATTTTTTGTGacgaaaaaagaaagaagaaacccCACTAATAATacacatatattaatatttgttaatctagctatatttaattaatattaattattgatttaaTGAATAGTTTCTAGTATTTGCATGTTCGGATTCCCGAGTCTGTCCTTCCCATATCTTAAATTTTCAACCAGGAGAAGCGTTCATGGCTCGAAATATTGGCAACTTGATTCCAACATTTGATAATGTACGTAATTAATTTACTAATCATTAATTGCAATTAAgtaatcaaatttttaaatatcaattattaatttttgttattatttgatTACTATGTAGTTGAAAGACTCTGGAGTTGGATCAATTATTGAATATGCAGTCGAAAGGTTTAAGATAGAAAATATTTTAGTGATTGGACACAGTCGTTGTGGTGGCGTGAAAAGACTTATGTCTCATCCAGAAGATGGTTCACCTCCTTTGTAAGaataagttataattttttttattataataaatttaataatattatgtgaTGTAAATTCTTCTCactcattaaattaatttaattaacataCATTAAATCTACAGTAATTTTATTGATGATTGGATGAACATTGCTCAAACTGCCAAAAATAAAGTGAAAACTGAGCACAAAAATTTGTCATTTGAGGAGCAATGTGAAATTTGTGCTGaggtaattaataaaattaaatcttgATAATAATTAATCAATGTATTATCTATACAAGTATATATTATTACATTATAAACATTCTTGATTATATCAGTCTAATATATCATTGTTGaataaatattttgaatataCAGGAAGCAGTGAATGTGTCTCTAAACAATCTCTATTCTTATCCATTTGTTCTAAAGGGAGTTGAAGACAAAAAGATAGCACTTAGAGGTGGATACTAT
Encoded here:
- the LOC115710404 gene encoding carbonic anhydrase 2-like, yielding MAKELNSQLANYECVVKKKLVINISEKTESESEEDESFAKLLQPEQNCFDPVMRIGRGFEDFLSNKFNKYPCLFNELKESQHPKFLVFACSDSRVCPSHILNFQPGEAFMARNIGNLIPTFDNLKDSGVGSIIEYAVERFKIENILVIGHSRCGGVKRLMSHPEDGSPPFNFIDDWMNIAQTAKNKVKTEHKNLSFEEQCEICAEEAVNVSLNNLYSYPFVLKGVEDKKIALRGGYYNFVVGTFKLWDL